One segment of Ipomoea triloba cultivar NCNSP0323 chromosome 12, ASM357664v1 DNA contains the following:
- the LOC115998420 gene encoding cyclin-D3-3-like, which produces MLFSLTHLQESRDLQPQNQIFSLDGLFCDEERFEDDLGGWSCFESEVYPKINVKKPLSFFESDLFWEDDELLTLLSKEKQTHFGSGSLDLDGSLMVARKEALDWMFKVIGHYGFNALTAVLAVNYFDRLISGVSFQKDKPWMSQLAAVACLSIAAKVEEIEVPLLLDFQVADSKYMFEAKTIQRMELLVLSTLQWRMNPVTPISFLDHIIRRFGLKGNLHYEFLRSCEHIILSVIADSRLLHYLPSVIATATMLIAIKEIESCNAAEYENELVALLNVSKEEVDECYNLILEVTGHHGKQHCRSLKRKYDSVPGSPNGVIDAYFSCESSNDSWALAPSVGSSPELLYKRSRSRDQQMRLAPLSSVRGCG; this is translated from the exons atgTTGTTTTCCCTTACCCATTTGCAAGAAAGTCGAGATTTGCAGCCCCAAAATCAGATCTTTTCCCTTGATGGGCTCTTCTGTGACGAGGAGAGATTTGAGGATGATTTGGGAGGATGGTCTTGTTTCGAGAGCGAGGTTTATCCCAAGATTAATGTCAAAAAGCCCTTGTCTTTCTTCGAATCTGACCTTTTCTGGGAGGATGATgaactattgactctgttatcCAAAGAAAAACAGACCCATTTTGGTTCTGGGAGTCTTGATTTGGATGGGTCTTTAATGGTGGCTAGAAAGGAGGCTCTGGACTGGATGTTTAAGGTCATTGGACACTATGGGTTCAATGCTTTGACTGCTGTTTTGGCTGTCAACTACTTTGATAGGCTTATATCTGGTGTATCCTTTCAGAAGGATAAGCCATGGATGAGCCAGCTTGCTGCTGTGGCTTGTCTTTCCATAGCTGCAAAAGTAGAGGAGATTGAAGTCCCTCTTCTGTTAGACTTCCAA GTGGCAGATTCTAAGTATATGTTCGAGGCGAAAACCATTCAGAGAATGGAGCTGCTTGTGCTCTCTACTCTTCAGTGGAGGATGAACCCGGTGACCCCAATCTCGTTCCTTGACCATATTATTAGGCGATTTGGATTGAAGGGCAACCTGCATTATGAATTCTTGAGGTCCTGTGAGCACATCATTCTCTCTGTCATTGCTG ATTCTCGGCTACTGCATTATCTACCGTCTGTTATTGCTACTGCTACGATGTTAATTGCTATCAAAGAGATTGAATCTTGCAATGCTGCTGAATATGAGAATGAACTTGTGGCTTTACTCAATGTCAGCAAG GAAGAGGTAGATGAGTGTTATAATCTCATTCTAGAGGTAACTGGCCATCATGGCAAACAGCATTGTCGGAGCCTTAAGCGCAAATATGACTCTGTACCGGGCAGTCCAAATGGTGTTATCGATGCATATTTTAGCTGTGAAAGTTCTAACGATTCCTGGGCATTGGCACCATCTGTTGGTTCCTCACCGGAGCTGCTCTACAAGAGAAGCAGATCTCGAGACCAGCAAATGAGACTAGCCCCACTGAGCAGTGTCCGTGGTTGTGGGTAG